The genomic interval CCAGCGTACTCTAGCAAACCAGCTCTGATTCATTTTTACCActctaaattaaaaacaaagccATGCACTGTAGTGATAGCAAAAGAACATCCTGTGGCCAGATTGTTTGTAAACTCTGGGAaccaaaaaacaacagataacTCTACAACATGTCGTAGCTGATGAGAATACTGAGGATAAGAAGAGTAAATGATTACCTTTCACTTTTACAATCTGTAAGcactatatacacacacagattcctGTACACAATAATAAATAAGAGTGTGAGCAGTGGCATCCGATTACCAGACTGGAAAGAACAGCCGCATGTATCTAACGCTTCCATAGACAAAATACACTGATTGAGAATATTCCAGGGTTGTAATAAACTCACAAAAGTAACACCACTTAAATACAGGAGCAGTGGTCGTATTTGCCATCAAGCATCAATACAAACACTTAAAACAGACCCTCTCTACAAGAAACAACGTTGAAGTTTCTCTATCACAATGAGACTGGATtttttatgcaaaaaaaaaaacgcattaatcaaatttataaaGATCTAATTGTAAAGCTTGTTAACGATTCCATTCAAGACATCAATAAAGGCTTACTCCAAAAACGTGCGTTTCACGCAACTTAACCTTTCGACATTTGTACACGAACATACCGATCTGATGAGATTTAGCTATAAGCCCACGAGGCCTGTTCTTGACTAAAGAGAGAAAGTAAGACGTCATGATATCGTAAAAGTTTGAACACGATCAACACTAGCCATGCCACCATTAACACGTGAGGAGCACTAACACTGGCAATGAAGCCACAGTCTCAAACACTGCAGAAAACACCCAAAGGCTATATTTGCTTAACCCATTCCCTTACTACAGTTACTAACAACAGTTACtccagaaaatgaaaaacccCGATACTACGAATGTAAGTTATCTACACTCCAAGTTATGATGCTTTAACCAACATATCCAACGGACATTGCCGTTTCGGGTTCATGCTAAAGCTAACCATCGAAAGGGTATGGCTGCCAACATGttattttagatttaatttgggTTAATACAGTTAAGTCCGCTGCAGCCGATACATTATTTACCATGATATTACACGAGGACACGTTTTTAACAAGTAGGCTAAGGTGGGAAAGACAGTATAAACTAAAACGGAATCAAAGTTTATTCATCGCCACGTTAGATAACAGCAATCACTGCCGGGCCTGCACTACCGCAGCTAACTTTAACACCATTATCACATAGCAAAGCACAAATCactagctagctaacgttagctcaaGTTAATATAACAGAGACTTTACGGCTTATCTTGGGAACCCATTCATTTAAGGTTCCGACGCGCGCACCGGTTACACAACGCAGACGCTATCGCAGCTACACATGTAGCCTGCACGCCGCGGCCTCAGCGGCGCCTCACCGCCACCTCGTTCCGCTAACATGTTACAGCTGGCTAAGTTAGCACGATGCTAGCCATTCAACTAGCTAGTTTGCTAAGATATTTAGAGGCTACTTCTTTCATCAGAGCGCGTCGATCGCTCGTCCACGTCGTATGTCTGCAAAATCACCTCGTTTGTGTTGGTCGGCGGTTTCTTTGTGGAAAATACCAGATGACCGCGGTCCTGGAAATGTGCGGGACCAAACAATCGCTGAATGTTCTATCCGACAACGTCCGCGAACTTACTGTTCCGCCATGATGGGGGAAAGGTTTCCCGACATGCTGCGCGGTTTCAATGGCGGCGTCACGGTCTCCTAGGCAACTCCACACCGCGGGATCCATCAGATCtgcactttgttgtttttgtcttgatgTTCATTATCACATGTTTATTTCCTCCAGTGTATAAGCGTCAGGATAGGAGCTTGTTGTCGTATAATATATatcagacaaataaacaaactcgTCGCTGAACGATCTGACCGCATGTTGAAAGTTGCCACTTGTGCTCACTGGAGCCAACACATTAAAGTCTGTCTGCGTGGTTGAAATGTGTTTGATTTGGTAAAAGAGATGATTCAGAGATTggaatttttcattttcaactgtacagttttttttccgCCAGGGAGATCTGGATGGGCAACAATGAAATAAAGTTTCATATAAGAATGAAACCAAGGACAGATACAAAACTAACAAAAAAGAATTAAACATGCCAACGTGCAGAGTTTACAACTTTGTCACATAATCTGACTATTTCTAACTCAGGTGGCATTAATTATGTCGGGCTTTGGCCTGAGTGGTCTTTTAGTCAATCAATATCTTAGACAGTATAGACACATGTACATATGCACatgtatatgaatattagtGATAGTTGTATCACTGTGATAGTAACATCAGAAAAAGTAGCATGAGACTATTGAAAAGTATCAAGGGCTGAAAGAACAACTAGAACAGATGTGAAAGGTGAACTGCGATGTGATCCCTGATAGTAGGAGCATTAGCGGCTGTAACCCGAtaagtacatacacacactgtatggatagatagatagatagatagatagatagatagatagatagatagatagatagatagatagatagatagatagatagataaatagatggatagactTCGACTATATACAGTTTATTGTACACGTTTAAGGGGacgcttttattctgaaggaggTAGACCGGAAGTGTCATTGTTGCTATTCCTGTCAGACGATAATGAGCGGTAGTATTTGTAGTCTGTGCAATTTGTCATTTGAAAAGTCTTTATCAGTTGACAGACATGAGTAAACGGTTCAACATCAACTTGGAAGATTCAGCTTTCACCAAAGAAAGAACACCGGTCTGTATTCTGCCTCAATCTGAACTCTTAACTTCGTGCGGCTAATAGTTAGCAAGCTAACCgactatatacagtctatgaccGACTAACATCCCCTTCAAATTCAAATGTCTAAATGAGCAGCTTAGCGACAAAGCGCTTTGGTCAGGAGAGCTCGCTATAAACATACccgattttatttataatactcAGACCAGCTCTTCGTCTAATTGTTTTTCAGCCAAAGCCGCAGTTTGTGTCTTCATCGAAAGGAGCtgtctcctcagcctcctctgctccagGGTCAGTGGACCAGCCCATGTCTTATGCTGAATACATCGTCCAGAGTAAAAGCACCGTGGCTCCTCAAAGGGAGAACATCTTCAATGGTCCCGGGACTGATGGTGCTGGAATCCCCAGTGTGAAACAAACCCGGCCTGGTTCAGTATCTTCTGCCACAGGCGGGTGTGAAACAGGTCCGGATCAGGACTGTTCCAAAGGGACTGAAGGTGGACCTGAGGTGGTTCGGAGGACTGAGGAGACACAGGCGGTTTGCACGGACCAAAAAGAGGGAAACTGTCCAAGGTCAGATGCGAGCCTCAGCCTGGGTCCCAAACCAGTGGGGACAGGGAGCAGCATTATTGTCAGTTCTCGACAGGTAAACAATCCTCAGGGTTTTTCAATCAGGCAACAAGAGATgtaggatttataaaaacactgGGAATGTAGCCATGATAAAAACTTGTTTATGAGTTGGTGTGGATATTGTGATGATAAATGTCAATCCTTATTTTTTATTGGCTGCTCTTTGCTTCTGAGTTAAAGTTGAAGACAATtgattgtggttttaaactcttattTGTGGGAAggaaattacaacaaaacacctCATAACTCTGAGGTAGAACATTCTAAACAATGATTTGTTATACCTCctgactgtgcttgcacaatgcATAAGCATTATACTGATAAATATTTAACCACAAACTTGAAGGATAATTCTATCACGATTACTATGATTACCCTAAATTATCCATCATCAATAGTAAATAGTAATTCGCCACACCTGACACTTCCAATGGAGAGGCAGATTCTTGTGTTAAATCTGGAAAGGAGGGTTTCCTGGCTTGTTAGTTGTTGTGCAAAATTTTACGTATCAcatctcatcttttttttacattcttaCAGAGAGGAAATCCAATTCTGAAGTTTGTGCGGAGTGTTCCGTGGGAGTTTGGAGATGTCGTACCAGACTATGTGTTGGGCCAGACGGCGTGTGCTCTCTTCCTCAGGTGAGGTTTTGTTCTGGAAGAATAGTGTGTGAGATCAAGATGTGTATGAATGTACACAAGAGGagtaaacagtttgttttgttaatgtttaatggtgttttctctcttttgtgtTGCCTGTTTGGTCTGGATGTTGGTTTCTGGGCTGACTTGAAGCCTGAGGTATCACAACCTCAACCCAAACTATATACACGACCGTTTGAAGCTGCTTGGACAGACGTTCACCCTGCGAGTTTTACTGGTGCTAGTCGATGTAGTAAGTAAAAACATGTTTCGTAAATACATTCAGGCTATGTTGTAAGCTAATATAGCTGTTTATTTGATAGTGTTGTTTTCCACTACAGTAAGTTCTGACATGTAATAATGGGATGTTCAGCTGAAAAGCCCctagaaaacacaaaagcaatAAATACAGGCTGTAATGTCAGCCTCCAATTCTGAACTCTTGTATATCTCATACCTTGCCTAAATTGTATCAGGTCTACTATTTAAAGTGTGACATGTAGCTGGAGGCAGTTTCACATCTGCATGTAGGTAAATATTACTGGATGACAGATATGCTGTATACATACTTAAAAAAGATTTGGTTCAAAAAACTTACAACGAAGAATTAATGTAGTTTTTCTCACTGGTTTATGATCACAGAAAGATCCTCATCATGCATTGAAGGAGCTGGCTCGCATCTGCATCATGGCCGACTGCACTCTCATCCTGGCTTGGAGGTAAGACCAGCAACAGATTGCCGAGAAGACAGatacgtttttttttcagaaacatCTTTGAAACAGCTTTGAATATATTAACTTTGTGAATTGGGAATGATAttgaaagttatttttttattatgtaataCAGGTTTGGTATTTGTAATTTCTGTCTTTCATACTTCAGCAGTCTTAAATTAAATATGCTCATTCTGACCACAATCACCACATGGAGAAACACTCGCAAACCCTAACtctaacatgttttatttttcctgttaCTAATCTAGAATTATGGTCGGCCAAAAGCAGAATTCAAATATTCCTAACGTTTTCATTGTGTTGATTTAACAGTCCGGAGGAGGCAGGACGTTACCTAGAAACATATAAGGCTTATGAAAAGAAACCAGCAGACCTACTGAAGGAGCAAGTGGAAAAGGACTATCTGTCGAAGGTAGGCAGTTTCATCCAAAGATTTAAACATCTGAAACTACTTCTAATGTGATCCTTTTACCACTTCAGAAAAAAATTAGAAGTTTTTATGTGATCTGATTTAATATGACGCCGTCACATTGAAACTCTGATTAAAATAAACTGCCAAAGTCATGCAGAGTTTTCCATCTCTGAACAATGTGATGCTGATTTGgatttgatgttttttaaaGGTTACAGATTGCTTGACCACTGTCAAGTCTATAAACAAGACCGATGCCATTACCTTACTGTCCACGTTCTCTGTGAGTATTACTCAACATAAAGCAGTATTTTTACCTCCAGTAGCTGCTCTGTAAAGCCAATATTATTGTAATAATTATTTCTGATCACTATACCCCTCCACACACATTATGTGTCTGTAAGAACATTGTTTCCAGTTTTGCTGAGTGATATTTGATTtccttgtatttctttttttttttaaacagtccaTAGAAGGAATCATCAGTGCATCTAAGGAAGATCTGGTTCTCTGTCCAGGCCTTGGACCACAAAAGGTACATTAAAACACATAAGCAAGATATAACTGTGCGGAGGATAGATGGAACATTTGTTCAATTAATATTTCTGCTCACAGGCGAGACGACTCCACGACGTGCTGCACAAGCCCTTCCTCAAGTCCAAAACAAAAGACACCTGAAACTTGAGACATGAGTTGGTCGTCACCTTGGACTTCACTGAATAACTACCAACTGAGAATCAAGGATGGTTTCAAGGATTTGAAATGTGAACGGTTCACAGGGCGCCACAAcactgtttcactgtgtgaaagGTGTTTTTTGAGTCTTGGTTTGCTGTAGGTGGTTTAATGTTGAATGAATTTTatggaaataatgaaaataaatgttttgtatatttttatactttatattgTGCCTTGATTCtttgttatttaattaatttaatatactttacacaaaacaaaaataagcattaaaaaaattatatatacagAATATACATAGAAGGAATGAATGTCCCGCTGATAAATGGTCCCAACCAATCCAGagttagtctcagctgtcaaacaTGTTCACCCCAAAGTCAAATCACTAACTCGAATGACACTAAGTAGAGTGTATAACACAAAggtcttccctgacccatactgcattcttccaccaggtttcatggtaatctgtccagtaaGTTTAGTGTAATCCTCCAGTAAACAATTGAAAAAAACGATGGGTGAAGACCAAGACAATTTGGCTTCCCTCCACGGAGCTGTCCtgttatccatctttatatatattctatGGTCTAGAGACAGTACTGACTATGGTAGTGTCACCAAGACATAAATCTGACTAGAGTCAGGAAATCAATCACAATAACCATCTTCTCTCAAAGTTATGTTTGCTAGAAAATGGAGTGAAACCAAAATAGACATAAATCACAATGCAAGAGGCTGCTATTCAGCAACTGAGttttttaattctgcatttcttTGAACGCACCACTCAGAAAGACACAGGACAGACACAGGACCACCTGTATTACAAAGAGGAAATTGGTGATTGTTAACTTGGATCATGTTAGTTTTTATGGTTAGGGGtcaatttttttctcataaTGCAGAAGCTTCACTTGGAGATGTCATACAAGAGATGTACTGAACAATATGGGCAGGTTTTTCTTGTCCCTCTGAGGAAGATAAGTGACTGTGTAAatagatttaggtccccacaacataagTAATAACttgacaacacaaacagacacaggcacacacacaccagactgCATGCCCTTAGAAGTTTTTTGCAAGTTTGGACATTTCTGttaaggttaaattttttccaTCTGGTTAAACAGTTGCtttaatttgtatattttacCCCCTCATGTATCTTTCCAATGGACTGTGTAAACGTGGGTGAATTATAAAACAATGGGTACCTGTATACAAAAAGATGAAAGTTGCTCGGCCCGACCTCTATAGGAGCAAGAGCTACAGCGTCTTCATTTTGATTCACTTATTGGTTGTTGACTTGTCTCATTGTGGATTTGCTGTCTCTCTTTATGGCAGTTTTGTGCATCTTTAGGGTCATTGTGGATCTTTTTGTTGTCACTTTGAGTCCATTTGTAGTCGTTTCATTGACTTCCCAATGAAAAATGTTAACAGCCCACTTTATTGGCCCAGGGACTCCTGTCTATTTGTGCCCCACGGCCTGTGCCCTGTAGGCCCATTCAGTAATCTGCTCATGCATAGAAGTATAAAAGTATAAATTACCATCCAAATATCACAAGATTGCGCGTGGGTCAATCATCGCTACCATAAACAACAGATAGTGTTGTAAGCTTGCACGTTTTCTAACTGACAACCTACTTTTGAGTTCTAATAGACAGTAAATCTGGTAAAGCGGAGGAACAGAAATCTCTGTGTAATATACTAAATTACTGTTTACTCATAGGTCAGATATAACGTGCACTGAATATAAGTGaatacattcctccatctgctgGATAAAGGGTGTTACTACATGGTTTGAACAGCATGTTATGGTTCAAACACACTCTTAATTTGTCTAAATAATACATGAAATATTATAATGATTCTAATTCCCATTTTTCGTGATGTTTTAGGTAATAACACAGGGTGATCTGTtccaataaaaaatatacacaacACAATGTTCACAGCATGTACATCACTCTAATATCATACCcactttctttatatttttaaacatgaatcacTCTTTATTGTCGCTTCAAAATCACTGCGCCCTGTGACGTCATCCACCCTGGACACTCTGCAAGTCAGTTACCTGGaggtactttgtgtgtgtgtgtgtgcgtgtacgtgtgtgtgtgtgtgtgtttttctacatTAAAAAAGGATCGACCCCATTCACCTTGGATTCCGTAACCAAAGGAATGTGCTTTAATTTCTCAGGAATTTGAGGGTTAGTTTCAGTTCTGTGTAGAGACGCCTGGAGTTTTCCACGGTTTCATGGCCTGGTACACTGCTCATTTTGAGTCTGCAGACAGGAGGTGCAACATTGGAGCTAAACACTGGACTGAACTCAGAGAATAACACACCagaattgttttcatttcttaCAAGATTTCTGCCTTATTTACTCATATTCTTTACCAAGTTTCAATAAGATCGATTCAGTAGTGTTCGTTTAATGCTTGTGAAGGTCACTTATACAGTAATGAAGGCATAACCTCCTCGTCAGATGTAAGAAGTCAAAGTCTCTAATAGCTGACAACATCAAATCGACTCTTCTCTCTTCAGGTCAACGCGCTGGAAACAGACTCTCTTTGTGTTGGACAGGCCGGTCAATGTGTTCGAGGGAGACTCGATAGGTGGAGCCATTGTCCTGCACTGGAACAtcaacagcagcacagaggacaCTGACAGCTGCAAGGCAGAAATCTTCACTTCATATAATTAATGGACTATAACCCATAAAGTGGTGGGAGATTGCTTTATCATATTTTATAGCACCTTTTGCGTTATTCACATGCAGTGTGATTCTGTTACATCCGTGAGGCTCCCAAGAGTCTTCACTATATCTTTGGTGCCCTGACACTGTGTCTCCATAGGTTGTTACAAAGAGTTTCCCTTTGTGGGAGGTGACACACTCAACGTGTCAATGACAGGTGACTCATCCTCTGTTAGACTGAGGGTCAGCGAAGGCATCAGCTGCGAGCTGCTTATGACCTGTAATGGAAGAGCGACCTTCATATTATTATGAACGTGCCGGTCACAGGAGGCTCATCTGGGCAGACATGTAGCCGCACTGGGGTACACGTGATAACCACAGGCCCAGGTGACTCAACACACCATGATGAATGCAATAGGAGCAGGGTTGGGTTTGAATGAGCAGGGGATGATCAGTGTAATTTCAATTTAAATGCTTGTTTGGGCTCAGTGGGGGGAAAGGTTTCAGAGAAGACAGTGCTGTGCTGacaacagaaacatgtttttatcaaaTGTTTGCAATAAATGAGAATTCAAGTTCAACACACtatgtttctgtctttatttttccACAATATACATTTACTTTGCATTTGTAATTTGTACAAGTGTTATAAAAGCCAATGGGCCTGTGTggagaaaacaacagattaaCCATGAATTACAACAATTGGAGATTTCTTTTCCTTGTGTATATGAAAAGATTAAAGTGAACATGCATgccacatatatattatttgtacTAATGGCTCACACGAGCTAAAATGTGCAATAAAAACACTGAATTGTTCGCAATAAAATTCAGTATTCTAAATAACATAACTGTGCAATTTGCAAACTAACATTAATATAAGTATGTTCTGTTTCTTGAGTTATTCAATGGCAAATTAGTTCTATGTCTTTTCGGGAATTTGGAGACGagtttctttcatttgtttcagGTGTTTTTAAGACAATATCTTAATATGACCATAACCGAATTGCAAAGATGATTTTTGTCTAAGAAGATGCCTGCTTCCTGGTCACTGCTCTGTTTTACTCTTTGCTTTTGACCTGGAGCGTGTGTTGACTTCTGAGGATAAATGCTGAGTGGGTAAGGATTCAGcatcaggaggaagaggaggtgatgaaggacTGGAGAGTGGAACAAACAGAGGGGGTTTTACAACTTTGACTTTAACCTCCTTacttttatccttttttttcctcaagTGTTTATCACAGTGGTTCACAAAGGTGTCCAGCTTGACAAAAGTCTTGTTGCACACTTTGCAGTGATATGGCCGCAGTCCTTTTTTAAGGCGTATGTGCAGCCGGATGTACGACGATCGGACAAAGGTGCGGCAGCAGACACCACACTTCAGATCCTCTGTGCTACCCTCTGTTTTCTCGGGTTGggccggtgctgctgcagaTGCTGGCTTGGCCTTCCCAGAGGACTCCTGGGCCTTgtgagagagcaggagggaCAAAGACCGAAAACCCTCACCGCACCGCTCACACTTGTACCGCCGCTCCCCTGTGTGAATACGAACGTGCGCTAGGAGCCCGGCCTTCTGTGTGAAACACTTGTCACAGTAGGAGCACTTGAAGGGCTTCTCGCCAGTGTGGAGCCGGCTGTGCGTCTTCAGATGTGAGGCACGGCCGAAGGTCTTGCCACAATCCGGGCATTTGAACGGCCTGTCTCCGCTGTGGATTATCTTGTGCGCTATCAGATGGGAGGACT from Pleuronectes platessa chromosome 14, fPlePla1.1, whole genome shotgun sequence carries:
- the LOC128455886 gene encoding zinc finger protein 436, which gives rise to MLDKPSDKDQPAGHCSDCGCTFSRPEPDSTSTSSPPNLQQTLQSRCPSCQAGGSLSNGRRPHRRLRLDPHICSLCNKTFISSAHLNLHLTSHNKERKFRCNTCGKLFHQSSHLIAHKIIHSGDRPFKCPDCGKTFGRASHLKTHSRLHTGEKPFKCSYCDKCFTQKAGLLAHVRIHTGERRYKCERCGEGFRSLSLLLSHKAQESSGKAKPASAAAPAQPEKTEGSTEDLKCGVCCRTFVRSSYIRLHIRLKKGLRPYHCKVCNKTFVKLDTFVNHCDKHLRKKKDKSKEVKVKVVKPPLFVPLSSPSSPPLPPDAESLPTQHLSSEVNTRSRSKAKSKTEQ
- the ercc1 gene encoding DNA excision repair protein ERCC-1: MSKRFNINLEDSAFTKERTPPKPQFVSSSKGAVSSASSAPGSVDQPMSYAEYIVQSKSTVAPQRENIFNGPGTDGAGIPSVKQTRPGSVSSATGGCETGPDQDCSKGTEGGPEVVRRTEETQAVCTDQKEGNCPRSDASLSLGPKPVGTGSSIIVSSRQRGNPILKFVRSVPWEFGDVVPDYVLGQTACALFLSLRYHNLNPNYIHDRLKLLGQTFTLRVLLVLVDVKDPHHALKELARICIMADCTLILAWSPEEAGRYLETYKAYEKKPADLLKEQVEKDYLSKVTDCLTTVKSINKTDAITLLSTFSSIEGIISASKEDLVLCPGLGPQKARRLHDVLHKPFLKSKTKDT